CCGCGGCCATGAACTCCGCCGGATAGTGCGCGCGCAGGTAGGCCGACTTGAACGAGACCAGCGCGTAGCTGGCACTGTGGGGCTTGCAAAAGGAGTAGCCCTCGAAGCTCATAATCATCTGCCAGACCGCATCGATGGTCTGACGTGCGACGCCCTTGGCTAAAGCACCGCGGTAGAACTTGGCCTTCAGGTCCGCCAGGCGCTTGTGGCGATGCTTCTTGGACAAAATCTTGCGCAACTCGTCTGCCTCGGCCGGATCAAAGTCAGCCAGGGCCATGGCAGTCTTGGCAACGTCCTCCTGGTAGACCATGATGCCGTAGGTCTCCTTGAGAATGTCGGCCAGCAAAGGGTGGAGAGGCGTGTACGGCGCCCCTTTGAGACGCGCCAAATAGGCCTGGATAAAGAGATTGGCTGCCGGGCGGATGATACTGGAATGAATCACCAGGTGCTCAAAGTCGCCGGTCTGCGCCTTTTTCTGCAGCTGGCGCATAGCAGGCGATTCCACGTAAAAGACGCCCACGGTGTCGCCGTTTCTGATCAACTCCTGCGTCTTGGGATCGTCGATGGGATTCCAGTCCTGGTAAGTGATCTCCACGCCATAGTTGGTGCGGATCGCCTGCAAGGCATCGCGGATGACCGCTAAGGAGCGGTTGCCGAGGAGGTCGATTTTAACCAGGCCTGCCTCTTCGGTCTGGTCCTTTTCCCACTGGATGATGGTGACCCCTTTGGCGGCACGCTGGCGTGGCACATAGTTGTCGATGCAATCTGGGACGATGACCACCCCACCGCAGTGCACGGAGAGCTGCCTGGGCACGCCATGCAGTCGCCTGGCCAGCGCGATAATCTCTGGCCACGGCGGGGGGAGCTCCTGGCCGCGAAAGAGCGGATGGGAGCCCATGAGCTCGACAAAATCGCCGGCAAACCAGAGGCGGGAGAACCTCTTGGTGACCCTGGTGATTTCCTCCTCGGTGAGGCCATAGACCTTGGCAATTTCGTGCAGGGCGGCCCGTGCTTTGAAGCAGACGTGGTTGGCCACCATGGCGGCGCGCGCCTCGCCATAGGTGCGAAACACATAGTCGAGCACTTCGTCGCGCTCGTCCCAGGCAAAGTCCACGTCGATGTCTGGCGGGTCCTTTCGCCCGGCGTTGAGAAAGCGCTCAAAGAACAGATTGTGCCGCAAGGGATCTACGTGGGTAATGCCCAGACAGTAGGCCACCAAGCTGGCCGCCCCAGAGCCTCGCCCGCAGGTACGCGGCGACTGGCGGACGATGTCGTGCACGACGAGAAAATAGTCCGCAAACCCTTTCTGTTGGATGATCGCCAACTCGTGCTCCAGGCGTTCCCGCACCGGCGCGGTGATTGCCCCATAACGCCATAGAGCGCCTCGATAGCTCAACTCCCGCAGGCGTTGGTAAGCGGCCGCGCCATTGGGATTGGGGAAGATGCAGCCAGTATTGTCCGGAACGAAGGTGCACTGCTCGGCGATGCCCCAGGTGTTGGCAAGGGCCTCTGGACAATTGGGGAAAAACGCCGCCATCTGCGCAGGACTCTTGAACCAGCTCTGGGGATGGGCACACATCACCGGAGGCAGACGGGAGAGTGTGGTGTTGAGGTCGATAGCCCGCAGCAGCCGATGGATGTCGTACCCCTGAGGCTCCACAAAATGCACGTCGTTGGTGGCCACCGGCGGCAGGTGATGGCGCGCGGCAAACGCTAGCAGCGGGCCGTGCACACAACCAGGCGCTAACTCCACGTAGACGTCAGCGGTACCACTCTGCCGCACCACTGCCTCCAGAAGGGGCAGCGAGTGGCTGATGACGACAAGGCCCTGGCGATCGTGAATGAGCTCCTCGGCTAAGGAAAAGTCCTCCCGCAAATGGCGGGCTGAGAGCATGTGGCAGAGCCGGCGGTAGCCCTGAGCACTTTTCACCAGCAGCACGGCTCGCGCCTGGTCAGTGACCACCTCCGCGCCGACTATAGGCCGCACTCCGCACGCCTGCGCCTCCCGCACAAACCAGATCAGGCCGTACAGACCATTGGTGTCGGTGAGCGCTAACGCGGGCATTTCATGCCGCGCAGCAGCGGCGCACAGGGCCTCAATGCTGTCGGCGCCCTCCAGAAAGGAGTAGTACGAGTGGGTGTGTAAATGGACAAAGTTCATGGGCACAACATGCTCCGGGCGAAGCGAATGGCCTCCTCGCCGAAACGGGTGCGAATCCGATCGATTGCCTGCGTCAACGCTGCGGTCTTGGCCGTGGAATTTTCCATA
The genomic region above belongs to Calditrichota bacterium and contains:
- a CDS encoding DNA polymerase III subunit alpha; the protein is MNFVHLHTHSYYSFLEGADSIEALCAAAARHEMPALALTDTNGLYGLIWFVREAQACGVRPIVGAEVVTDQARAVLLVKSAQGYRRLCHMLSARHLREDFSLAEELIHDRQGLVVISHSLPLLEAVVRQSGTADVYVELAPGCVHGPLLAFAARHHLPPVATNDVHFVEPQGYDIHRLLRAIDLNTTLSRLPPVMCAHPQSWFKSPAQMAAFFPNCPEALANTWGIAEQCTFVPDNTGCIFPNPNGAAAYQRLRELSYRGALWRYGAITAPVRERLEHELAIIQQKGFADYFLVVHDIVRQSPRTCGRGSGAASLVAYCLGITHVDPLRHNLFFERFLNAGRKDPPDIDVDFAWDERDEVLDYVFRTYGEARAAMVANHVCFKARAALHEIAKVYGLTEEEITRVTKRFSRLWFAGDFVELMGSHPLFRGQELPPPWPEIIALARRLHGVPRQLSVHCGGVVIVPDCIDNYVPRQRAAKGVTIIQWEKDQTEEAGLVKIDLLGNRSLAVIRDALQAIRTNYGVEITYQDWNPIDDPKTQELIRNGDTVGVFYVESPAMRQLQKKAQTGDFEHLVIHSSIIRPAANLFIQAYLARLKGAPYTPLHPLLADILKETYGIMVYQEDVAKTAMALADFDPAEADELRKILSKKHRHKRLADLKAKFYRGALAKGVARQTIDAVWQMIMSFEGYSFCKPHSASYALVSFKSAYLRAHYPAEFMAA